The window CTCAAAAAGTGGGAACCGCGGGAACCTTGCTCAAAAACAGCAGTGAAGAGGCTCTTTGAGTGGTTCCCGCGGTCTGGGAACCCATGGGAACCGCGGGAACCTTCGCGGGAACCGGCTCGGCGTTTGGCCTGGGACGCCCCCGCAACCCGGGTTGCCGTCAAGCGTCACCGGCTCCTCGGTGTGGGCGCCTGTCCTACCTTTTTGAAAAATCGTCGCGGCCCGCCGATCGACCGCGGCATGACCTCTGTACGGGCGGGAGAAGGTCTCGCGCTCGATGCGGGCCAGTCCAGGGGACGCGGCCCCGGAGGTCATGGTCGATGGGCAAGGGATACGAGACGAGGATCGGGGCGATCATCGGGCACATCATCACGCTCGCTGAGGAGCGAGACGAGGAGTACGACGCAAACCGGAAGGGGCCATATCCCCTTCGGGATTCGGCCGACGTGGTTCGCGAGGCGATGGAATCGATCAGGCTTCGCCGTGATCCGGACGCCCGGAAGGCCAAGCGCCCCTGTGAGTCCAAGTTGCAGGAGTACCTGCTCGCTCTCGACCCCAAAGACCTCTGGAAGGTCCAGGTCGTGAAGCGTGCGGGTCGCGATGACGACGACATCCTCTCGCTGTCTCGGCGGAGGCAAGTCGAGAGTCACGCGGTAACCGCGCGCATGATGGCAGAGGAGGAGTGTCTGGCCGAGGACCTGGAGAAGGGCTTGGCAATCGCGAAGAGAGACGGCGTCGACCTGGACACCGACATCTGAACGACAAGAGCCCGGCCAATCCCTTCACCAGGGGCGGGCCGGGTCAGGCGGGGGGCTGTTGCTTCAGCGTGTCGTACACGTTCTTCATGAGGCTATCGATCCCCACCAGCTTGTCGGCTTCTTCTGACAGGACGCCCCGCGCTGCGAGTTCTTTCACGATGATCCCTCGAACAACGATCGGCCCCCCCAGCGCCGCCGTAAGGTGCGGCGGCAGATCCTTGGGGTCCGTTCCGTTGGCTTTCAGATCTTCAATCCCCTTCAGAGCACCGGGGATGAGCCGTTCCAGCGCTGCGAGGACCACGATCCACTGGTGCTCCTTCAGCGTGATGGAGTGCTCCCTGCCGTTATCCTTGCTCGCCGTGGGCTGTCCTCCAGCGACACCCACCGGCTTCTTCGTGTCGTCCTTGCTCATCTTGGCCTCCGCCGCCCGGCCTCATGAGCCGAACGAAGCTCCCTCTGTAACCACGGAAGGGCTAGAGGGAAGGGGGCTTGCCTCCAGTTCCGCGAAGAGTAGCCCGCCGGAGGACAGGCCCCGGATGGAGCGGGTTCGCGTTATACTGAGTATATGTCAAGCAAAATCGACATCGTGTCCCAACTTTCTTTGTGACTGACTGGTCAGTCAGTCTGTGGCCATTGCGATGCGAAACCATGTAATCGTTTAATGGTTAATTGCTTAATGGTATGGTGAAGGGGACTCGTCCCGAGTCCCGTGCTCACGACCGGCCCGACCCACGAACACCCGGACATGGATCGTCCGTGACCACGGACGATGGACACACGTCGGCGTCCGCTCGGGTCGGGTCGGGGACCGAGCGTCATGTGGGCGATGGAGGATGGAGCTGGGCCACGGGCCATCGTCCCGTTGAGGGGATGGCCGTGGCTCGGCCGCGTGATGGGCGAGAGGGCGCAGAGGGGGAGGGGAGAGGCCCTTGGGAGGGCCTTCGACCGTTACCGCGCTGTTACCGTGGCGTCTCGCATGGCCCTCTCCCGAGGCGGGAGCGGTTCGAGACGACCAGTTGTAGGTCGCCCCGGGGAGAGGGGATGAAGCGCTGGTTTTTTGTCAACAATTCCGCGTACGTGCGAAATTGTTGTTTGTCTTGCTAAATGGGTGGGTCGACAGGGACTCGAACCCTGGACCTACGGGTTAAAAGCCCGCAGCTCTACCGACTGAGCTATCGACCCTGGACGTTCCGGCGGGGTGGTCCCTCCGGCGCATCGCGGCGCGCACCCTAGCACGATCCAACCCGCCTGCGGCAAGCAGGAAACGCTCCCATCATCCGTCCAGCGTCTCCCGCTCCCGCTTCCGCTCCGCTTTGGCTCCTGCCTCCGTTCCCTCGCCTTCCTGACGTAGCCGCGCTAAGAGGCGGTCCACCATGTCCGAGCGCCGGGAAACGTCGGAGTCCTTCGGGGCCCTGTTCGAACAAGCGGGCGGTGGTCGCCAGGAGCGACGCCGCTTTCACGTGGGCGACAAGCTCGAGGTGACCATCGTCGTCGTCGCACAGAACGCCGTGTTCGCCGACCTCGGCGGCAAGCAGGAAGGCTTCTTCGAACGGATCGACCTCAGCGATCCCGACGGCAAGCTGCTCGTCGCCGTCGGCAACAAGGTCAGCGCCACCGTCGCCGCCATCGACCGCGGCACCGGACAGGTCCGCTTGAGCCCCCTCTTCATCCGCAACGCCGAAGGAGACGCGCTCACGACCTCCATCGGCCTCGGCGCGAAGGGCCAAACCCCCGTCGTCGTCGAAGGCGCGCGCGTCAAGGGCAGCGTCACCGGCGTCGAGCGGTACGGCGTCTTCGTCCAGATCGCCGGCACCCAGGGGCGCAGCGGACGCGGCCTCATCCCCACCCAGGAGACCGGCACGCCGCGCGGATCGGACCTGAAGAAGCACTTCACCGTCGGCCAGGAGGTCGAGGCGAAGATCGTGAACATCGATCAGGAGGGCAAGATCCGCCTGTCGATCACCGCGGTCGCGCGCGACGACGAGCGCAACTCGTTCGAGAAGTTCAAGGACGCAGGCAACGCCGAGGCGGCCGAGTCGGGAGCGGACAAACCCAAGGCCGAGGGCAAGAAGGCGCAACAAGGCGGCGCCAAGAAGCCCGAGCCGCGTGGGTTCGGGACGCTCGGGGATCTGCTCTCCAAGAAGAAGAAGTGACGGGCCGAGCCTCCGTGCAGGTCGCGTGCGTGCGCGTGGGCGGCGCGGATGTGCCGCTGCCGGCGTACCAGTCCGCGGGCGCCGTGGGGCTCGATCTGTGCGCGGCCGTGACCGAGGAGGTGACGATCACGCCGGGCGCGCGGAAGCTCGTGCCGACGGGCGTGCGCGTCGCGATCCCCGAAGGCTACGAGGGGCAGGTGCGGCCTCGCTCGGGGCTCGCGCTGAAGTTCGGGATCACGGTGCTGAACGCGCCGGGGACGATCGATCCGGATTATCGCGGCGAGCTGATGGTGCTGCTCGTGAACCACGGCGAAGCGCCGTTCGTCGTGCGGCGCGGGGAGCGGATCGCGCAGCTCGTGATCTGCCCCGTGGCGCGCGCCGAGCTCGTCGTCGTGGAGTCACTCGACGATACGGCGCGGGGAGAGGGCGGGTACGGGTCGACGGGGCGGTGAGGCGAGGCGTCAGGGGCGCGGGACGACGGCTTCGAGCCCGCTGCGCGCGCGGAGCGCTTCGAGCGCATTGTCCGACCAGACGCGGCCACGATCGCTGAAGCCTGACTCGACGGCCTTGCGGAGCATGTCGAGCGCGCGCTCGTAGGCGCCGTCCTGCGCGTGCGCGCGTGCAGCCTCGTAGGCGTCCTCCGCGCTCCTCTGCCGCTCGAAGACGGCCTCGGAGAGGCGCGCGGACCAGTCGAACGCGCGGCCTTCGAAGGCGAGCTTCGCCATCCGGCGCGCGTCTTCCTCGCTGAGCGAGTCGACGATGTCGTAGGCGATCGCCGCCGCGCGCGCGATCTCGCCCTGCTCGATGAGGATCTGCACGAGCGGGCCCACGATCTCCTTGCGATCGTCGCCGGCCGCCCGCGCCTCCTCGAGCACGCGCCGCGCCTCGCGTAGCTCACGTTTGGCGAAGTGCACCGCGCCCACGAGCGCCGCGTCGACCTCGCCGAGCTTGCGCGCCTCGGCGACACGCCGCGCCGCCTCGTCGATCTGGCCCGAGACGATCGCCACCCAGCCGAGCACCTCGAACGCCTCACGGCGCGCGCGCGGCGACAGCGGCTCGCCCGTCCGCTCTTCGTAGGAGAAAATGTCCGAGACGAGGCTACGCGCGCGGCCGAGATCCTCGTCCGCGACGGCCGCGCGCGCCCGCAAGAGGAGCGAGAGCAGCTCGCCCGGGAGCGCAGGCTCCACGTCCGGCGCCGGCGCGTGGGGCCGCGGATCCACCTCCGCGTCGCCAGGCCCGAGCGTCTGCAGGCGCCGCAGGCTCTGGAAGGCGCTCATGCCGAAGATCATCGCGATCCAGAGCCGACCACCCTTCAAGGACACGATCGCGACGGCGAACGCGACGACCATGGAGATGCCCGCCGTGAGCCGCAGACGTTTCGGCCCGAGCGCGTGCTCGAGCACGTGCCCGCCGTCGAGCGGCAGGACCGGGATCAGGTTCACGACGCCCCAGAAGAAGTTGACGTAGATCAGGAGCTCCAGGCCGAGCCTGGCGAGCTCCGGCATCCGCATCACGTGCTCGGGGGCGAGCTTCGTGAGGGCGAAAAACAGGCCGCCGAAGAAGAAGCCGGCGAAGGGGCCGGCGAGGCTGATGAGGATGTGATCGATGCGCCGGAGCGGCAGCACCTGCTGCCACGTGGTCACGCCGCCCATCAGGTAGAGCGTGATCTCCGGCTGGATGCGGTGCCGCCGGATCGCGAGGGCGTGGCCGAGCTCGTGCACGATCACGCTCACGAGCACGACGAGCCCCCACACCCCGAGCGGCGCGAGGCCCGCAGGGCTGAGGTTCTTGGGATCCACGAAGTTGATGCCGAGCAGCACCGTGGTGAACCAGAAGCCCGCCTGGACCTCGACGTCGATGCCGAACAGCCTGAAATTCATGCCCTCGAACTTCCTCGTGACCGCCTGCCAGGGGCGGGCG of the Polyangium spumosum genome contains:
- a CDS encoding S1 RNA-binding domain-containing protein, which produces MSERRETSESFGALFEQAGGGRQERRRFHVGDKLEVTIVVVAQNAVFADLGGKQEGFFERIDLSDPDGKLLVAVGNKVSATVAAIDRGTGQVRLSPLFIRNAEGDALTTSIGLGAKGQTPVVVEGARVKGSVTGVERYGVFVQIAGTQGRSGRGLIPTQETGTPRGSDLKKHFTVGQEVEAKIVNIDQEGKIRLSITAVARDDERNSFEKFKDAGNAEAAESGADKPKAEGKKAQQGGAKKPEPRGFGTLGDLLSKKKK
- the dut gene encoding dUTP diphosphatase, with protein sequence MQVACVRVGGADVPLPAYQSAGAVGLDLCAAVTEEVTITPGARKLVPTGVRVAIPEGYEGQVRPRSGLALKFGITVLNAPGTIDPDYRGELMVLLVNHGEAPFVVRRGERIAQLVICPVARAELVVVESLDDTARGEGGYGSTGR
- a CDS encoding site-2 protease family protein — its product is MNFRLFGIDVEVQAGFWFTTVLLGINFVDPKNLSPAGLAPLGVWGLVVLVSVIVHELGHALAIRRHRIQPEITLYLMGGVTTWQQVLPLRRIDHILISLAGPFAGFFFGGLFFALTKLAPEHVMRMPELARLGLELLIYVNFFWGVVNLIPVLPLDGGHVLEHALGPKRLRLTAGISMVVAFAVAIVSLKGGRLWIAMIFGMSAFQSLRRLQTLGPGDAEVDPRPHAPAPDVEPALPGELLSLLLRARAAVADEDLGRARSLVSDIFSYEERTGEPLSPRARREAFEVLGWVAIVSGQIDEAARRVAEARKLGEVDAALVGAVHFAKRELREARRVLEEARAAGDDRKEIVGPLVQILIEQGEIARAAAIAYDIVDSLSEEDARRMAKLAFEGRAFDWSARLSEAVFERQRSAEDAYEAARAHAQDGAYERALDMLRKAVESGFSDRGRVWSDNALEALRARSGLEAVVPRP